From one Cynocephalus volans isolate mCynVol1 chromosome X, mCynVol1.pri, whole genome shotgun sequence genomic stretch:
- the LOC134368240 gene encoding histone H2B-like, with amino-acid sequence MAEPASAPSPEEGVSTQAPEKGAPTALKQKKPRRHRRRSRRHTRCRRGRRGEDSFATYFPRVLKLVHDGLSLSQQAVNVMDSCISDLFERLAEEAGRLARYNQRCTLTSQDIQAAVHLLLTGELRKHAVTEGTRAVLRFTMST; translated from the coding sequence ATGGCGGAGCCTGCCTCTGCCCCGTCTCCGGAGGAAGGTGTCAGCACCCAGGCGCCTGAGAAGGGCGCTCCGACGGCCCTGAAACAGAAGAAGCCCAGGCGCcatcgccgccgcagccgccgtcaCACCCgctgccgccgcggccgccgcggcgAGGACAGTTTCGCCACCTATTTCCCCAGGGTTCTGAAGCTGGTCCACGACGGCCTCAGCCTGTCCCAGCAGGCCGTGAACGTCATGGACTCGTGCATTAGCGACCTCTTCGAGCGCCTCGCCGAAGAGGCCGGCCGCCTGGCCCGTTACAACCAGCGCTGCACCCTCACCTCACAGGACATCCAGGCCGCCGTGCACCTGCTGCTGACCGGGGAGCTCCGCAAGCATGCCGTGACCGAGGGCACCAGGGCTGTGCTCAGGTTCACCATGAGCACATGA
- the LOC134367526 gene encoding thymosin beta-15A — protein sequence MSDKPDLSEVEKFDKSKLKKTHTEEKNTLPSKETIQQEKQCAQTS from the exons ATGAGTGATAAGCCAGACTTGTCGGAGGTGGAGAAGTTTGACaagtcaaaactgaagaaaactcataccgaggaaaaaaatactcttccctCAAAGGAAA cgaTCCAGCAGGAGAAACAGTGTGCTCAGACATCGTAA